In one Musa acuminata AAA Group cultivar baxijiao chromosome BXJ2-5, Cavendish_Baxijiao_AAA, whole genome shotgun sequence genomic region, the following are encoded:
- the LOC135613014 gene encoding fructose-bisphosphate aldolase 1, cytoplasmic-like, translating to MSAYCGQFHDELIANAAYIGTPGKGILAADESTGTIGKRLASINVENVEENRRDLRELLFCTPGALQYLSGVILFEETLYQKTVDGKFFVEVLKEGGVLPGIKVDKGTVELAGTNGETTTQGHDDLGKRCKKYYEAGARFAKWRAVLKISPNEPSQLSIDANANGLARYAIICQENGLVPIVEPEILVDGPHDIAKCAEVTERVLAACYKALNDHHVLLEGSLLKPNMVTPGSESKKVAPEVVAEYTVRALQRTVPAAVPAIVFLSGGQSEEEATLNLNAMNKLQGKKPWSLSFSFGRALQQSTLKAWAGKVENVEKARTAFLTRCKANSEATLGTYKGDAAGGVGVSESLHVKDYKY from the exons ATGTCTGCCTACTGCGGCCAGTTTCACG ATGAGCTTATTGCTAATGCTGCCTACATTGGCACCCCTGGGAAGGGTATCCTTGCTGCTGATGAGTCCACTGGCACGATAGGCAAGCGCCTTGCCAGCATCAATGTGGAGAATGTCGAGGAGAACCGTCGTGATCTCCGTGAGCTTCTCTTTTGCACTCCTGGGGCTCTTCAGTACCTGAGTGGTGTCATCCTCTTTGAGGAGACTCTCTACCAGAAGACAGTCGATGGAAAGTTTTTTGTCGAAGTCCTCAAGGAGGGTGGAGTCCTTCCCGGTATCAAGGTAGACAAGGGTACCGTTGAACTTGCTGGTACCAATGGTGAGACCACCACCCAGGGTCACGATGACCTGGGCAAACGCTGCAAGAAGTACTATGAGGCAGGGGCTCGCTTTGCCAAGTGGCGTGCTGTTCTCAAGATCAGTCCAAATGAGCCATCACAACTGTCAATTGATGCAAATGCTAATGGGTTGGCACGCTATGCTATCATCTGCCAGGAGAATGGTCTTGTCCCAATCGTTGAACCGGAGATCCTTGTTGATGGGCCACATGATATTGCAAAATGTGCTGAGGTTACAGAGCGTGTGCTGGCCGCATGCTACAAGGCGCTCAATGATCACCATGTCCTTCTCGAGGGAAGTCTGTTGAAACCAAACATGGTGACACCAGGGTCAGAATCAAAGAAGGTAGCTCCTGAGGTGGTTGCCGAGTACACCGTGCGAGCTCTCCAGAGGACTGTTCCTGCTGCTGTCCCTGCGATCGTCTTCCTCTCAGGAGGGCAGAGTGAAGAGGAGGCTACTTTGAACCTGAATGCTATGAACAAGCTGCAGGGGAAGAAGCCATGGTCACTTTCCTTCTCATTCGGCCGTGCTCTGCAGCAAAGTACACTCAAGGCATGGGCAGGTAAGGTGGAGAATGTCGAGAAGGCGAGGACTGCATTCCTCACCAGGTGCAAGGCGAACTCGGAGGCAACGCTCGGCACATACAAGGGTGATGCTGCAGGAGGCGTAGGCGTCTCGGAGAGCCTCCATGTCAAGGACTACaaatattga